A genomic region of Pseudoxanthomonas suwonensis contains the following coding sequences:
- a CDS encoding J domain-containing protein: MNRWYGKLLGLIAGALLFRPNPLVGALIGLLIGHAFDSDWFRLRRREDPYAELGVTADASDAEIDQAYRRLMSQYHPDKMAGAAPELRAQAEKRARAINAAYDRIRTLRR, from the coding sequence ATGAACCGCTGGTACGGAAAACTGCTGGGCCTGATCGCCGGCGCGCTGCTGTTCCGCCCCAATCCGCTGGTCGGCGCGTTGATCGGGCTGCTGATCGGCCATGCCTTCGACAGCGACTGGTTCCGCCTGCGCCGGCGCGAAGATCCCTACGCCGAGCTGGGCGTGACCGCCGACGCCAGCGACGCGGAGATCGACCAGGCCTACCGTCGTCTGATGTCCCAGTACCACCCGGACAAGATGGCCGGGGCCGCGCCCGAGTTGCGCGCCCAGGCCGAGAAGCGCGCCCGAGCGATCAACGCCGCCTACGACCGCATCCGTACCCTGCGCCGCTAG
- the rpe gene encoding ribulose-phosphate 3-epimerase — translation MQPTVIAPSILSADFARLGEEVDNVLAAGADWVHFDVMDNHYVPNLTIGPMVCQALRKHGVTAPIDVHLMVEPVDRIVPDFAEAGATVISFHPEASRHVHRTVQLIRSHGCQAGLVLNPATPVEVLDWVLEDLDLVLLMSVNPGFGGQAFIPATLDKLRAVRAMIDKTGKPIRLEIDGGVKADNIGEIAAAGADTFVAGSAIFNAPDYASVIGRMKAAVDAVRG, via the coding sequence ATGCAGCCCACCGTCATTGCCCCGTCCATCCTCTCGGCCGACTTCGCCCGGCTGGGCGAGGAAGTCGACAACGTGCTGGCCGCCGGCGCCGACTGGGTCCACTTCGACGTGATGGACAACCACTACGTGCCCAACCTGACCATCGGCCCGATGGTCTGCCAGGCGCTGCGCAAGCACGGCGTCACCGCGCCGATCGACGTGCACCTGATGGTCGAACCGGTCGACCGGATCGTGCCGGACTTCGCCGAGGCCGGCGCCACCGTCATCAGCTTCCACCCCGAGGCCAGCCGCCACGTCCACCGCACCGTGCAGCTGATCAGGTCACATGGCTGCCAGGCCGGGCTGGTGCTCAACCCGGCCACGCCGGTGGAAGTGCTGGACTGGGTGCTGGAGGACCTGGACCTGGTGCTGCTGATGTCGGTCAACCCGGGCTTCGGCGGCCAGGCCTTCATCCCCGCGACGCTGGACAAGCTGCGCGCGGTGCGGGCGATGATCGACAAGACCGGCAAGCCGATCCGGCTGGAGATCGACGGCGGGGTCAAGGCCGACAACATCGGCGAGATCGCCGCGGCGGGGGCGGACACCTTCGTTGCCGGTTCGGCGATCTTCAACGCCCCCGACTACGCGTCGGTGATCGGCAGGATGAAGGCGGCGGTGGACGCGGTGCGGGGCTGA
- the trpE gene encoding anthranilate synthase component I — MVTPEQFQRHAAEGHTRIPVVREVLSDLDTPLSVYLKLADAPHTYLLESVEGGERFGRYSIIGLPAGRTIAFRGHAMEVREHGRVVEQREVADPFAEVEALRASCSVPKLEGLPGFTGGLVGWFGFECIGYIEPRLAGGDKRDELGTPDIYLMLSEELAVFDNLKGRLYLIVHADPREPGSWDAAQQRLDALVDKLRRPGSYPAPLSRDVLDESHFVSGFTREGFIEAVEKSKEYIRAGDVFQVVLSQRLSVPFNARPVDVYRALRALNPSPYMYFLDTGETQVVGSSPEILVRQQGEEVTVRPIAGTRPRGATPAEDLALEQDLLADPKERAEHLMLIDLGRNDVGRVSEAGSVEVGERFVIERYSHVMHIVSEVTGKLLPGLSYADVLRATFPAGTVSGAPKIRALEVIRELEPIKRNVYAGSIGYIGWHGDADTAIAIRTAVIKDGRLHVQAGAGIVYDSDPQKEWDETMNKGRALFRAVAQAAKGL; from the coding sequence TTGGTCACGCCCGAACAGTTCCAGCGCCACGCTGCTGAAGGCCACACCCGCATCCCGGTCGTCCGCGAGGTGCTGTCCGACCTGGACACGCCGCTGTCGGTCTACCTGAAGCTGGCCGACGCCCCGCACACCTACCTGCTCGAGTCGGTCGAGGGCGGCGAGCGTTTCGGCCGCTACTCGATCATCGGCTTGCCAGCCGGGCGCACGATCGCCTTCCGCGGCCATGCGATGGAAGTGCGCGAGCACGGCCGGGTGGTCGAGCAGCGCGAAGTCGCCGATCCCTTTGCCGAGGTCGAGGCGCTGCGCGCGTCGTGCTCGGTGCCGAAGCTGGAGGGGCTGCCGGGCTTCACCGGCGGCCTGGTGGGCTGGTTCGGCTTCGAGTGCATCGGCTACATCGAGCCGCGCCTGGCCGGTGGCGACAAGCGCGACGAGCTGGGCACGCCGGACATCTACCTGATGCTGTCCGAAGAGCTGGCCGTATTCGACAACCTCAAGGGCCGGCTGTACCTGATCGTGCACGCGGATCCGCGCGAGCCCGGCTCCTGGGACGCGGCGCAGCAGCGGCTGGACGCGCTGGTCGACAAGCTGCGCCGGCCCGGCAGCTACCCGGCGCCACTGAGCCGCGACGTGCTCGACGAGAGCCATTTCGTCTCCGGCTTCACCCGCGAGGGCTTCATCGAGGCGGTGGAGAAGTCCAAGGAGTACATCCGCGCCGGCGACGTGTTCCAGGTGGTGCTGAGCCAGCGCCTGAGCGTGCCGTTCAACGCACGGCCGGTGGACGTGTACCGCGCGCTGCGCGCGCTCAACCCGTCGCCGTACATGTACTTCCTCGACACCGGCGAGACCCAGGTGGTCGGCTCCTCGCCGGAGATCCTGGTGCGGCAGCAGGGCGAGGAGGTCACCGTGCGCCCGATCGCCGGCACCCGCCCGCGCGGTGCCACCCCGGCCGAGGACCTGGCGCTGGAGCAGGACCTGCTGGCCGACCCGAAGGAGCGCGCCGAGCACCTGATGCTGATCGACCTGGGCCGCAACGATGTCGGCCGAGTCTCGGAGGCCGGCAGCGTCGAGGTCGGCGAGCGCTTCGTGATCGAGCGCTACAGCCACGTCATGCACATCGTCAGCGAGGTCACCGGCAAGCTGCTGCCCGGACTGAGCTATGCCGACGTGCTGCGCGCCACCTTCCCGGCCGGCACGGTCAGCGGCGCGCCGAAGATCCGCGCGCTGGAGGTGATCCGCGAGCTCGAACCGATCAAGCGCAATGTCTACGCCGGCAGCATCGGCTACATCGGCTGGCACGGCGACGCCGACACCGCCATCGCCATACGCACCGCTGTGATCAAGGACGGCCGCCTGCACGTGCAGGCCGGCGCCGGCATCGTCTACGACTCCGACCCGCAGAAGGAGTGGGACGAGACCATGAACAAGGGCCGCGCGCTGTTCCGCGCGGTGGCGCAGGCGGCGAAGGGGCTGTGA